In Hippoglossus hippoglossus isolate fHipHip1 chromosome 11, fHipHip1.pri, whole genome shotgun sequence, the sequence TAAAAACTATCTGCGTGTGTTTCCTGTACAAAAGCGTGAGAATAAGTCAgtggtgtgaaaaaaaaaataaaatgaggaaGTGACCGTCAGAGAAATATTTATAGTCAACTCCAAAGAAACAGTCGAGCCTTCTACTTCCTGTCGGCTACACTCGCACCTGGTTTTTACAAATTCATCTTTAAGCTGTTGGGGTTGATTTCTGTTGGTCGTTGGTCgactgcaaaaacaaaagacatgaAAGTGGGACTTCATCTTTAAAGACGATTATGAATATTAGACATTTATCTCCATCGTCTTTGTCTTCTGCTGTTGAACAGGCTCCAAACAACCTGCAGCATCAAACAGGCGATCAGGGGTCACATCGGAGCGAGTGGCCCTGCTGGTCCTCAGTGTTCTCCTGGCAGCTGCCGTCACAGCTCTTGGTGTAACCCGTGAGTTTGATTCCTGGAAGTCCATTTTGCAGAACGAGTCATAAAATCTGTCCAGACACTTCTTGAAattaaaacttttacttttagatgtttgtttgtgtagatgTAAAATCAACAAATggaatttaacaacatttctaGTTAATGATTCTCCTGCTCGTCATCAAGCACTGACTCGTTTATCAAATGAAGCTTTAACCTTTACTGATGAGATTGTCTTTTTCTAATCAGTTtataaaaacactcaaaccaTGAAGAGTCTCCAAAAGCTTCAAGATGAGGCAAAAAATCTCACAGGTAAActtcttcattttgtttgtcactttttcttaaagtagtttcttcacatttctgcttcttctctgttCAGACGATTCTGATGAACGACTGATGaaagttacattttgtttaacaGAAATACTCAGTAAGACAGAACCGTGCAAAGTGGAGCAGACAAGTAAACCTCCTTCAGTAAGAGGTAAGTCACACATTAGCATCTCCTGATGATGATTAAAGAAACAGTGAAGGACTGACGGATACAGTCACttcagctgtgtctcagttcagcggctgcatccttcagaggacgcgGTCGACCCGACCCACGAAGGAGGCGTCCTGGTGGGTCGTGAACAGAAAGGAGACGTTCTCGTCTACAAAGGATTTCCATGCTCGTGTCTGCCCTTACTGCTGTTACCTAGCAACACAACTGAACTTAGACAAGATGAGAAAGTGTTTATGCCCCTTGGTTGTTTTTAACATTCGTTCCATTAGATGTTCAGTTAAATTTAAGCGTGATAACGAGAAGCATCGGACGTCTCAACGCCTGCCGGCACCATCAACCTTTTGAAAAAGGGTTTGTCACCTAAGtgcaatgaattctgggataggttgggacaggaaggatccacccgttggagcctttgtttctctgggTTAGACGGATGCATTTGTCGGCCCCATTTGAAGGAGCCTCTGATATGGGACAGCGTAGTCACTGCCCCTGAATTAGGACACAGCTATTGACTGTAACTGCAGTTGCAGAATagctgccttgctcaagggcagtGTACCGCCATCCTCTCAAACAGTCTTTCAAAACTCTTCACATCAAAGTCACTGCAGCTTCCAGATATAAAGTAACCAGTCATTTCCTTTGCTGTTATCTCTCCAAAGATGAAACATGTCCGAGGTGCGAGGACGGCTGGGAGCCACATGGAGGAAAGTGCTACTTCTTCTCCTCGGTTACTTCATCCTGGGATCAGGGTAGAAGACAATGCAGATCAATGAGAGGAGACCTGGTTGTGATaaacaacagagaggagcaggtataaaacactgctgcaggtcGATGTTCTCATATTTTATCACATCGTCACAGATAAAtcaccttctcctcttcagGAATTCCTGCAGTCTAGACTGAGTGAAAAAATGGAAACTGCTGAGGACAAGTTCTGGATCGGACTGACAGACTCAAAGAACGAGGGTCAATGGCTTTGGGTGGACGACACACGACTGAATCCAAGGTTTGTTAttgagaaaacactttttgtcaTCGACGTCAGTATGAAGGTTTTCATGGATCCGGTTCTGTGTTTCCCAGTTGGACGTTTTGGCTTCTCAACGAGCCAGACAACTGGAGATGGAAGAATTATGATGGAGAGGACTGTGTGAGGATGGGGGAGAAAAACGGAGCCAAGGACCTGAAGATCTGGAGCGATGAATCCTGCAATTCACCTCAAAAAAGTATTTGTGAGAAACCAGAAAAAGCATGTCCCTGAAATCCAGTTGGATCAGATTGAGCTCGAGTCCTCAGCCACTTTCACAAACTGAGGCATGATGCTTTATTAATGAAGATCTTCTCCAGATATAAACAACTTTGAATAATATCTAGAGTCTCATATGTTCTTCAGTTTccttgttatttaaaaatgacgTCTACTCCTCCCTCATATAAAAtctatgaatattaaatattatatataatatctcCTTCTGTCCTGTTGAGTCTattctgagtgtttgtgtgagaaactagagattgagaacATCTCAACCTCCTCGtgaaaaatgtttactgacatttATTAATGTGGTGAGAAGTTAttttgagtcattttctcatagacttctatagaaacaaccagtggagtcgccctctgctggtcggTTGAGAGAATACAagtttcaggcacttctgcattggcttctctttccagacctggagtcagtttttatttacactCGATAGTTTTGccttaaaatatgaatgaagAAATATCGTTTCGCTGCGGGTGAGGCAGAGATCCAAGTCTTTCTCTATCCGGAGAGATGGGAAGGAAAATCAAACATAACTTTTCAAAACTTTCTTCTTTATTCCAAATAAAATGACGCAGATCTCAGATCACAACTGAAAGTGTTGACATTCAACCGACTGAAaggaaacaagaaataaaacatgaatgtgcAGCGACTGGAGAGAAGTGAATTGCGTCAGAACCGGAAGTCTTGATGAAGATGTCTCTTCTTTACAGTTTCTATCAGAAAGAATGTTTTTAACaactttaacaaaaacatgtgaacgTGGTGTCGTCTGTTGTCCGTTGGGCCGAAGCTCTGCGACcttctgtcctgcagctctcgGACTGTGAGGGTTCGAGCGAGCATGGCCTCCATGGTGTCGCCATCCAGTGGGGAAGAGGAGAACCAGTGGGGGCTGCTGGGAACACAGCAGCGATCTGGACCAAAGGAAAAACCAGTCGCTGCGCTGCTTCACCGACTCAGAGCTGaaaggaagcagaggaagacgTTTACATTTCAGACAGGTCGTTACATGTGAACTGCTCAGGCGTCCTCAACTGAAAGTGCGAGTCAGACACTCACCACTTGGAGAGGTAGAACTCACAGAGTCTGACCGGGCAGTGGAGCGGGTTCTCCGGGTTCTCCGGGTTCTCCATCATCTCCAGGGAATTCTCCACGTTACCTTTCTTACGTTTTTTATCAGGAACTCCGTCTGTGTCAGATAAACATgatgtaagctattttatttagtgacTTTTTTGTTGAGGGTTGATTGTGCAGTTCCTGTTGTAAGCGGGTTGTTGGTTGggactcttattttgaaagggggTTTTAACGGAAGGGGGTTCTGTGAAGAGAGAAGTTGTGAAAGGTGACGGAGAATAAACGGGTGTGATGTCCCGAGGTCATGACCATCTCTCGTGTCCTTTTTCGGCTGAGGCCTGACATATAAGACAACAAAACGCTCGGCTACATTGGTGGCAGCGGTGGGATTCTGCCCACTCAAAGCCGATCGCAAGATAAGTGCACTGTGAAGACGAATGAAGCAGCTCATAAAGTTTTAGCAAGTTAGCTAATGTTATCCACAGCTAACCGACGTATCGCTAAAGTTGTGGACGGATATTCTGTGCCGTATTCCACGTGGAAATCCAGCGCTCTCCCTCACTATAGCAATAAGCGAGTGTTGGGATTGAAAGAACGACAACATAAATCAAGATGTGGAGGGGTGACGCTGATCCCCTGGACCACAAGGTGCAGTACGGAGACAGATCCATCGCAAGCAACGTCAGGATCGAGCTCCCGCTGCCTTTCActggggaggaaaaggaaagttTCCCCTGCTGGGCTCGACAGTTTGAGGTGGCCGTGCAGGCTCTGGTGACTTTGAGTATGAACTTGTCCAGATTTTACCAACCCGCCTGGCCAGAGCCGCGTTTCTCTTGTGGGATAGCCTGCCGAAGGCCGTTCAAACTGACTATTCTGCAGTAAAGGAGAAACTACAAGAGGCTTTTGGACAAAGATATTTTCTGGACCGCTTCAGAGCAAACCTCTCCGCTCGTCCTCGAGCTTTAGGTGAGACTTGGGAAGTATATGCAGCAGAAATAAGCAAACTAGTCCAAGAAGCATTCCCAGGCTATGGGGATGTAGCTCAAAGAGAGGAAAAATTCCGCAGATTTCTATATGGCCTTGACCCGTCCCTGAGAGCTAAATGTCATGAGCAGGGGGCTACTGATTTGGAAGAAGCTCTGGTTATCGCAGGTCGGTGTGAAATGGCCAGAGAGACTTTAAAGATGGACTATGGCAATCCTCATGCAAACCAACCTACAGTGAACAGTGGTTCAGCAGCCATGGTGCATTCCATTTCTGATGGAGGTGGTTTGTTCAAAGCCATAGATCGACTGAATGAGGAAATGAGAATGGACATGAGACAAATGGCAGAGGAGAATAAGCCACTGAGATCCATTGATGGTCGAAGTGAATGGAAAAATTCTCCTACGGTGCATGGAGGTCAGTGCCAGTGTGACTGTGGTAATCATGGCTGCCGATCTCGTCGCCCacagggggagtgaggaggacgCTCCCCGGACCGTGGCTGGCGTGAACGGGAAACCGAGGGTGgctccagagagagacagtattACCGGGGCCCGACCATAACCGAGCCCCCTCCCCGAACTGCCGGGGTC encodes:
- the LOC117770988 gene encoding CD209 antigen-like protein C isoform X8; the encoded protein is MAEAEVLHNIKFKRARGNTDVATPSTDETTYSNVNYSKTQRPASNRRSGVTSERVALLVLSVLLAAAVTALGVTLYENTQIKKLQEECEAKHLTDDSDERLMKVTFCLTEILSKTEPCKVEQTSKPPSVRDETCPRCEDGWEPHGGKCYFFSSVTSSWDQGRRQCRSMRGDLVVINNREEQEFLQSRLSEKMETAEDKFWIGLTDSKNEGQWLWVDDTRLNPSSVFPSWTFWLLNEPDNWRWKNYDGEDCVRMGEKNGAKDLKIWSDESCNSPQKSICEKPEKACP
- the LOC117770988 gene encoding CD209 antigen-like protein C isoform X1, with the translated sequence MAEAEVLHNIKFTRARGNTDVATPSTDETTYCNVHYSKTQRPGSKQPAASNRRSGVTSERVALLVLSVLLAAAVTALGVTLYKNTQTMKSLQKLQDEAKNLTDDSDERLMKVTFCLTEILSKTEPCKVEQTSKPPSVRDETCPRCEDGWEPHGGKCYFFSSVTSSWDQGRRQCRSMRGDLVVINNREEQEFLQSRLSEKMETAEDKFWIGLTDSKNEGQWLWVDDTRLNPSSVFPSWTFWLLNEPDNWRWKNYDGEDCVRMGEKNGAKDLKIWSDESCNSPQKSICEKPEKACP
- the LOC117770988 gene encoding CD209 antigen-like protein C isoform X6, translating into MAEAEVLHNIKFTRARGNTDVATPSTDETTYCNVHYSKTQRPASNRRSGVTSERVALLVLSVLLAAAVTALGVTLYKNTQTMKSLQKLQDEAKNLTDDSDERLMKVTFCLTEILSKTEPCKVEQTSKPPSVRDETCPRCEDGWEPHGGKCYFFSSVTSSWDQGRRQCRSMRGDLVVINNREEQEFLQSRLSEKMETAEDKFWIGLTDSKNEGQWLWVDDTRLNPSSVFPSWTFWLLNEPDNWRWKNYDGEDCVRMGEKNGAKDLKIWSDESCNSPQKSICEKPEKACP
- the LOC117770988 gene encoding CD209 antigen-like protein C isoform X2: MAEAEVLHNIKFKRARGNTDVATPSTDETTYSNVNYSKTQRPGSKQPAASNRRSGVTSERVALLVLSVLLAAAVTALGVTLYENTQIKKLQEECEAKHLTDDSDERLMKVTFCLTEILSKTEPCKVEQTSKPPSVRDETCPRCEDGWEPHGGKCYFFSSVTSSWDQGRRQCRSMRGDLVVINNREEQEFLQSRLSEKMETAEDKFWIGLTDSKNEGQWLWVDDTRLNPSSVFPSWTFWLLNEPDNWRWKNYDGEDCVRMGEKNGAKDLKIWSDESCNSPQKSICEKPEKACP
- the LOC117770988 gene encoding CD209 antigen-like protein C isoform X10; translation: MAETEVLYNIKSTRARGNTDVATPSTDDTTYSEVNYSKTQRPASNRRSGVTSERVALLVLSVLLAAAVTALGVTLYENTQIKKLQEECEAKHLTDDSDERLMKVTFCLTEILSKTEPCKVEQTSKPPSVRDETCPRCEDGWEPHGGKCYFFSSVTSSWDQGRRQCRSMRGDLVVINNREEQEFLQSRLSEKMETAEDKFWIGLTDSKNEGQWLWVDDTRLNPSSVFPSWTFWLLNEPDNWRWKNYDGEDCVRMGEKNGAKDLKIWSDESCNSPQKSICEKPEKACP
- the LOC117770988 gene encoding CD209 antigen-like protein C isoform X4, yielding MAEAEVLHNIKFTRARGNTDVATPSTDETTYCNVHYSKTQRPGSKQPAASNRRSGVTSERVALLVLSVLLAAAVTALGVTLYKNTQTMKSLQKLQDEAKNLTDDSDERLMKVTFCLTEILSKTEPCKVEQTSKPPSVRDETCPRCEDGWEPHGGKCYFFSSVTSSWDQGRRQCRSMRGDLVVINNREEQEFLQSRLSEKMETAEDKFWIGLTDSKNEGQWLWVDDTRLNPSWTFWLLNEPDNWRWKNYDGEDCVRMGEKNGAKDLKIWSDESCNSPQKSICEKPEKACP
- the LOC117770988 gene encoding CD209 antigen-like protein C isoform X9 — translated: MAETEVLYNIKSTRARGNTDVATPSTDETTYSNVNYSKTQRPASNRRSGVTSERVALLVLSVLLAAAVTALGVTLYENTQIKKLQEECEAKHLTDDSDERLMKVTFCLTEILSKTEPCKVEQTSKPPSVRDETCPRCEDGWEPHGGKCYFFSSVTSSWDQGRRQCRSMRGDLVVINNREEQEFLQSRLSEKMETAEDKFWIGLTDSKNEGQWLWVDDTRLNPSSVFPSWTFWLLNEPDNWRWKNYDGEDCVRMGEKNGAKDLKIWSDESCNSPQKSICEKPEKACP
- the LOC117770988 gene encoding CD209 antigen-like protein C isoform X7, with translation MAEAEVLHNIKFKRARGNTDVATPSTDDTTYSEVNYSKTQRPASNRRSGVTSERVALLVLSVLLAAAVTALGVTLYENTQIKKLQEECEAKHLTDDSDERLMKVTFCLTEILSKTEPCKVEQTSKPPSVRDETCPRCEDGWEPHGGKCYFFSSVTSSWDQGRRQCRSMRGDLVVINNREEQEFLQSRLSEKMETAEDKFWIGLTDSKNEGQWLWVDDTRLNPSSVFPSWTFWLLNEPDNWRWKNYDGEDCVRMGEKNGAKDLKIWSDESCNSPQKSICEKPEKACP
- the LOC117770988 gene encoding CD209 antigen-like protein C isoform X11, whose translation is MAEAEVLHNIKFTRARGNTDVATPSTDETTYCNVHYSKTQRPGSKQPAASNRRSGVTSERVALLVLSVLLAAAVTALGVTLYKNTQTMKSLQKLQDEAKNLTEILSKTEPCKVEQTSKPPSVRDETCPRCEDGWEPHGGKCYFFSSVTSSWDQGRRQCRSMRGDLVVINNREEQEFLQSRLSEKMETAEDKFWIGLTDSKNEGQWLWVDDTRLNPSSVFPSWTFWLLNEPDNWRWKNYDGEDCVRMGEKNGAKDLKIWSDESCNSPQKSICEKPEKACP
- the LOC117770988 gene encoding hepatic lectin-like isoform X3 — its product is MAEAEVLHNIKFTRARGNTDVATPSTDETTYCNVHYSKTQRPGSKQPAASNRRSGVTSERVALLVLSVLLAAAVTALGVTLYKNTQTMKSLQKLQDEAKNLTDDSDERLMKVTFCLTEILSKTEPCKVEQTSKPPSVRDETCPRCEDGWEPHGGKCYFFSSVTSSWDQGRRQCRSMRGDLVVINNREEQEFLQSRLSEKMETAEDKFWIGLTDSKNEGQWLWVDDTRLNPSLTFWRDGEPNNLTGSNPDGEDCVMMGEENGAEDLKIWFDKSCNSPQKSVCEKPEEACP